The following proteins come from a genomic window of Carassius carassius chromosome 10, fCarCar2.1, whole genome shotgun sequence:
- the LOC132151414 gene encoding sphingosine 1-phosphate receptor 2-like, producing the protein MEMTSCAKSINMSMCAFTSIYKCYHCKEVLCWHYNYTGKRYGGDRLKPESIAGLFICFLIIVQNLIVLMAIRKNKKFHMPMYYLLGNLTLSDLLAGFAYMLNIMLSGPNTPNLTPLQWFVREGGVFITLSASIVSLLAIAIERYFTMRNTKPYPRAKRNRMFALIAASWALSLLLGALPIMGWNCLHNLEWCSTVLPLYAKSYIFFCVFVFLSILLAIVLLYGRIFHFVKSNTQNPTCVQRKPYGHRSLKYMALLKTVTIVVGVFILCWMPLFVLLLMDFMCPVKECPVLFKADYFLGMAMFNSLINPIIYTLTSRDIRRAILKLLCRRCLMTKDGHVRNIGIRISFTKTDVTRQGLETTISSGNGITLPVKSIYPKLKLSVIA; encoded by the coding sequence ATGGAGATGACCTCCTGCGCAAAGAGCATCAACATGTCCATGTGTGCTTTCACGAGCATCTACAAGTGCTATCACTGCAAAGAAGTCCTCTGTTGGCATTATAACTACACCGGCAAACGGTATGGCGGAGATAGACTGAAACCAGAATCCATCGCCGGTCTGTTCATCTGCTTCCTCATCATCGTGCAGAACTTGATCGTCCTCATGGCCATCCGGAAGAACAAGAAGTTCCACATGCCCATGTACTACCTGCTGGGGAACCTGACGCTGTCGGACCTGCTGGCCGGATTCGCCTACATGCTGAACATCATGCTGTCGGGTCCGAACACGCCGAACCTGACGCCGCTGCAGTGGTTTGTGAGGGAGGGTGGTGTCTTCATCACGCTCTCGGCGTCCATCGTCAGTCTGCTGGCCATCGCCATCGAGCGCTACTTCACCATGCGCAACACCAAGCCCTACCCACGCGCCAAACGCAACCGCATGTTCGCTCTGATCGCCGCCAGCTGGGCTCTGTCGCTGTTGCTAGGTGCTCTGCCTATTATGGGCTGGAACTGTCTGCATAATCTAGAGTGGTGCTCCACCGTCCTGCCGCTCTACGCCAAGAGCTACATCTTCTTCTGCGTGTTTGTGTTCCTGTCCATCCTGCTGGCCATCGTCCTTCTGTACGGACGCATCTTTCACTTCGTCAAGTCCAACACGCAGAACCCGACCTGCGTTCAGCGCAAACCCTACGGCCATCGCTCGCTGAAGTACATGGCGCTGCTGAAGACCGTCACCATCGTGGTGGGAGTGTTCATCCTGTGCTGGATGCCGCTGTTCGTGCTCCTGCTGATGGACTTCATGTGTCCCGTGAAGGAGTGTCCTGTTCTCTTCAAGGCTGATTACTTCCTCGGCATGGCCATGTTTAATTCTCTCATTAACCCCATCATTTACACGCTGACGAGCAGAGACATACGGAGGGCTATTCTGAAGCTGCTCTGCCGCAGATGCTTGATGACCAAAGACGGCCACGTGAGGAACATCGGCATCCGCATCAGCTTCACCAAGACAGACGTGACCCGCCAGGGACTGGAGACGACCATCTCATCCGGGAACGGCATCACCTTACCTGTCAAATCCATCTACCCCAAACTCAAGCTGTCCGTCATCGCGTAA